A genome region from Oryzias latipes chromosome 2, ASM223467v1 includes the following:
- the map3k2 gene encoding mitogen-activated protein kinase kinase kinase 2 isoform X1, whose translation MGESSFLASWVSRRAMMMDEQEALNSIMQDLAELHRSSRPATFLSELGKPKTSSPKNQNDVRVKFEFRGEKRILQFPRPVKLDDLKAKAKVAFGQAMGLHYSNNELLIPLVTQDDLDKAVELLDRSVHMKSLKILLVVQMSSQNSPASNMDLLPSHEELDNRGFGVADKKSMLSLIGQSGSLSTDRSSPPPGYIPDPLPQVARNGSFTSINSEGEFIPESMDPMFDPLSMSSPENSASGSCPSLDSPLDGEYPKSRMPRAQSYPDNHQDFPESDLPVFEKSGKGGTYPRRYGIPYGLQDYSDGRKTFPRARRTQVHNFRSPVSFSPTEQSPSTSSGSSVFTPDLEEAPGPARRRRGSDIESNANPSAGPTLSVMDISPPSRSPRAPTNWRLGKLLGQGAFGRVYLCYDADTGRELAVKQVQFDPESPETSKEVSALECEIQLLKNLCHERIVQYYGCLRDTMERTLSIFMEHMPGGSIKDQLKSYGALTENVTRRYTRQILEGVSYLHSNMIVHRDIKGANILRDSVGNVKLGDFGASRRLQTICLSGTGIKSVTGTPYWMSPEVISGEGYGRKADIWSVGCTVVEMLTQRPPWAEFEAMAAIFKIATQPTNPELPVHVSDHCREFLRRIFVETKQRPSADELLRHIFVH comes from the exons ATGGGAGAGTCCTCTTTCCTGGCCTCCTGGGTCAGCCGCCGTGCCATGATGATGG ATGAGCAGGAGGCCCTGAACTCGATCATGCAGGACTTGGCCGAACTGCACCGCTCCAGCCGCCCCGCCACATTCCTGTCGGAGTTGGGAAAACCCAAAACTTCTTCACCCAAGAACCAG AACGATGTGAGGGTGAAGTTTGAATTCAGAGGGGAGAAGAG GATCCTGCAGTTTCCTCGACCCGTCAAGCTGGACGACCTGAAGGCGAAGGCAAAAGTGGCCTTCGGTCAGGCGATGGGCCTCCATTACTCTAACAACGAG TTACTGATCCCGCTGGTGACCCAGGATGACCTGGACAAGGCCGTGGAGCTGCTGGATCGCAGCGTCCACATGAAGAGCCTGAAGATCCTCCTAGTAGTCCAGATGTCCTCGCAG aACTCCCCCGCCTCCAACATGGACCTCCTTCCATCCCACGAGGAGCTGGATAACAGGGGCTTTGGGGTTGCGGACAAAAAGAGCATGctgtctctgattggtcagtcaG GGTCCCTCTCGACCGACCGAAGCTCCCCTCCCCCAGGATACATTCCCGATCCTCTCCCACAGGTGGCACGAAACGGCTCCTTCACCAGCATCAACAGCGAGGGGGAGTTCATTCCTGAGAGTATGGATCCG ATGTTCGATCCCTTATCCATGAGCAGTCCGGAGAATTCCGCGTCAGGAAGCTGTCCGTCTTTAGACAGCCCGCTGGACGG GGAATACCCAAAGTCCAGGATGCCTCGAGCTCAGAGTTACCCGGACAACCACCAGGACTTCCCAG AGTCCGACCTTCCCGTGTTTGAGAAGTCCGGGAAAGGAGGGACGTATCCACGGAGATACGGCATTCCTTACGGCCTTCAGGATTACAGCGATG GGCGGAAGACCTTTCCGCGAGCTCGGCGGACGCAGGTCCACAACTTTCGCTCGCCCGTTAGCTTCAGTCCCACAGAGCAGTCCCCcagcaccagcagcggcagcagcgtCTTCACCCCCGACCTGGAGGAGGCCCCCGGCCCTGCCAGGAGGCGGAGAGGCAGCGACATCGAGTCGAACGCCAACCCCTCAGCCGGCCCCACCCTCTCCGTCATGGACATCAGCCCGCCCAGTCGCT CTCCGCGTGCTCCCACCAACTGGCGTCTGGGGAAGCTGCTAGGTCAGGGGGCGTTTGGGCGGGTGTACCTGTGCTACGACGCAGACACTGGGCGGGAGTTGGCGGTCAAACAAGTCCAGTTTGACCCGGAGAGTCCGGAGACCAGCAAG GAGGTGAGCGCGTTGGAGTGCGAGATCCAGCTCCTGAAGAACCTGTGCCACGAGCGGATCGTCCAGTACTACGGCTGCCTGCGGGACACCATGGAGCGGACGCTCTCCATCTTCATGGAGCACATGCCTGGA GGTTCCATCAAAGACCAGCTGAAGTCGTACGGAGCTCTGACGGAAAACGTAACGCGCCGATACACCCGGCAAATCTTGGAGGGTGTGTCGTACCTGCACAGCAACATGATCGTGCATCGGGACATCAAAG GGGCCAACATCTTGCGGGATTCCGTGGGTAACGTGAAGCTGGGAGACTTTGGCGCCAGCAGGCGGCTGCAGACCATCTGCCTGTCCGGGACAGGCATCAAGTCAGTGACCGGCACCCCCTACTGGATGAGCCCGGAGGTGATCAGCGGAGAAGGCTACGGCAGGAAGGCCGACATATG GAGTGTCGGCTGTACCGTGGTGGAGATGCTAACTCAGCGGCCTCCGTGGGCGGAGTTCGAAGCCATGGCGGCCATCTTCAAAATCGCCACGCAGCCCACAAACCCGGAGCTGCCCGTGCACGTGTCGGACCACTGCCGCGAGTTCCTGAGGCGGATCTTTGTAGAGACCAAACAGCGCCCGTCTGCTGATGAGCTACTTAGGCATATCTTTGTTCATTAG
- the map3k2 gene encoding mitogen-activated protein kinase kinase kinase 2 isoform X2, with the protein MGESSFLASWVSRRAMMMDEQEALNSIMQDLAELHRSSRPATFLSELGKPKTSSPKNQNDVRVKFEFRGEKRILQFPRPVKLDDLKAKAKVAFGQAMGLHYSNNELLIPLVTQDDLDKAVELLDRSVHMKSLKILLVVQMSSQNSPASNMDLLPSHEELDNRGFGVADKKSMLSLIGSLSTDRSSPPPGYIPDPLPQVARNGSFTSINSEGEFIPESMDPMFDPLSMSSPENSASGSCPSLDSPLDGEYPKSRMPRAQSYPDNHQDFPESDLPVFEKSGKGGTYPRRYGIPYGLQDYSDGRKTFPRARRTQVHNFRSPVSFSPTEQSPSTSSGSSVFTPDLEEAPGPARRRRGSDIESNANPSAGPTLSVMDISPPSRSPRAPTNWRLGKLLGQGAFGRVYLCYDADTGRELAVKQVQFDPESPETSKEVSALECEIQLLKNLCHERIVQYYGCLRDTMERTLSIFMEHMPGGSIKDQLKSYGALTENVTRRYTRQILEGVSYLHSNMIVHRDIKGANILRDSVGNVKLGDFGASRRLQTICLSGTGIKSVTGTPYWMSPEVISGEGYGRKADIWSVGCTVVEMLTQRPPWAEFEAMAAIFKIATQPTNPELPVHVSDHCREFLRRIFVETKQRPSADELLRHIFVH; encoded by the exons ATGGGAGAGTCCTCTTTCCTGGCCTCCTGGGTCAGCCGCCGTGCCATGATGATGG ATGAGCAGGAGGCCCTGAACTCGATCATGCAGGACTTGGCCGAACTGCACCGCTCCAGCCGCCCCGCCACATTCCTGTCGGAGTTGGGAAAACCCAAAACTTCTTCACCCAAGAACCAG AACGATGTGAGGGTGAAGTTTGAATTCAGAGGGGAGAAGAG GATCCTGCAGTTTCCTCGACCCGTCAAGCTGGACGACCTGAAGGCGAAGGCAAAAGTGGCCTTCGGTCAGGCGATGGGCCTCCATTACTCTAACAACGAG TTACTGATCCCGCTGGTGACCCAGGATGACCTGGACAAGGCCGTGGAGCTGCTGGATCGCAGCGTCCACATGAAGAGCCTGAAGATCCTCCTAGTAGTCCAGATGTCCTCGCAG aACTCCCCCGCCTCCAACATGGACCTCCTTCCATCCCACGAGGAGCTGGATAACAGGGGCTTTGGGGTTGCGGACAAAAAGAGCATGctgtctctgattg GGTCCCTCTCGACCGACCGAAGCTCCCCTCCCCCAGGATACATTCCCGATCCTCTCCCACAGGTGGCACGAAACGGCTCCTTCACCAGCATCAACAGCGAGGGGGAGTTCATTCCTGAGAGTATGGATCCG ATGTTCGATCCCTTATCCATGAGCAGTCCGGAGAATTCCGCGTCAGGAAGCTGTCCGTCTTTAGACAGCCCGCTGGACGG GGAATACCCAAAGTCCAGGATGCCTCGAGCTCAGAGTTACCCGGACAACCACCAGGACTTCCCAG AGTCCGACCTTCCCGTGTTTGAGAAGTCCGGGAAAGGAGGGACGTATCCACGGAGATACGGCATTCCTTACGGCCTTCAGGATTACAGCGATG GGCGGAAGACCTTTCCGCGAGCTCGGCGGACGCAGGTCCACAACTTTCGCTCGCCCGTTAGCTTCAGTCCCACAGAGCAGTCCCCcagcaccagcagcggcagcagcgtCTTCACCCCCGACCTGGAGGAGGCCCCCGGCCCTGCCAGGAGGCGGAGAGGCAGCGACATCGAGTCGAACGCCAACCCCTCAGCCGGCCCCACCCTCTCCGTCATGGACATCAGCCCGCCCAGTCGCT CTCCGCGTGCTCCCACCAACTGGCGTCTGGGGAAGCTGCTAGGTCAGGGGGCGTTTGGGCGGGTGTACCTGTGCTACGACGCAGACACTGGGCGGGAGTTGGCGGTCAAACAAGTCCAGTTTGACCCGGAGAGTCCGGAGACCAGCAAG GAGGTGAGCGCGTTGGAGTGCGAGATCCAGCTCCTGAAGAACCTGTGCCACGAGCGGATCGTCCAGTACTACGGCTGCCTGCGGGACACCATGGAGCGGACGCTCTCCATCTTCATGGAGCACATGCCTGGA GGTTCCATCAAAGACCAGCTGAAGTCGTACGGAGCTCTGACGGAAAACGTAACGCGCCGATACACCCGGCAAATCTTGGAGGGTGTGTCGTACCTGCACAGCAACATGATCGTGCATCGGGACATCAAAG GGGCCAACATCTTGCGGGATTCCGTGGGTAACGTGAAGCTGGGAGACTTTGGCGCCAGCAGGCGGCTGCAGACCATCTGCCTGTCCGGGACAGGCATCAAGTCAGTGACCGGCACCCCCTACTGGATGAGCCCGGAGGTGATCAGCGGAGAAGGCTACGGCAGGAAGGCCGACATATG GAGTGTCGGCTGTACCGTGGTGGAGATGCTAACTCAGCGGCCTCCGTGGGCGGAGTTCGAAGCCATGGCGGCCATCTTCAAAATCGCCACGCAGCCCACAAACCCGGAGCTGCCCGTGCACGTGTCGGACCACTGCCGCGAGTTCCTGAGGCGGATCTTTGTAGAGACCAAACAGCGCCCGTCTGCTGATGAGCTACTTAGGCATATCTTTGTTCATTAG
- the LOC101174488 gene encoding THAP domain-containing protein 1 A: MPTGCAHANCRNVVGKFRGVTFHKFPREPEKLSRWTKFMKRHESWVPKYYDRVCSVHFSSEHFDRTGQTVRLRDNAEPSLPHLPWRFPKSRKLRKSVNRTRKRPSTQNDSTPPPEDNSEPTPQSPSPSNSEPQETICNTEEQPASPRNVLQNESEPVQQCSISSNSKLVQTANSTGKRLASSQNASLFSAEKEGQAPEQWSLSTFHTYAGSNEDFKLKWQQAERRAETLSRKLRTITRTAMLLKKSISSLKEELKESNLLKERLQQKLDTVEAFPYDLFQLAGSSGYTEEQKNFALTLHMQSPKAYKFLRTKISLPSTRTLRRWISEADDTSDINGSMLKLGEEIESDSPS; this comes from the exons ATGCCCACCGGCTGTGCGCACGCAAACTGTCGCAATGTGGTCGGAAAATTCCGCGGAGTCACGTTTCATAA attccCGAGAGAACCCGAGAAGCTTTCCCGGTGGACGAAATTCATGAAGAGACACGAGAGCTGGGTTCCGAAGTACTACGACCGGGTCTGCAGCGTCCACTTCAGCAGCGAACATTTCGACCGAACCGGGCAGACCGTGAGGCTGCGGGACAACGCCGAGCCGTCCCTCCCTCACCTGCCCTGGCGCTTCCCTAAG AGTAGGAAGCTCCGAAAATCTGTCAACAGGACCAGGAAGCGTCCCTCCACTCAGAATGATTCCACCCCACCGCCAGAGGATAACAGTGAACCTACACCTCAGTCTCCATCTCCCAGC AACAGTGAACCTCAAGAAACCATCTGCAACACAGAAGAGCAGCCAGCGTCTCCTCGTAATGTTTTACAGAATGAAAGTGAACCTGTCCAACAGTGCTCCATATCCAGT AACAGTAAACTCGTCCAAACTGCGAACAGCACAGGGAAGCGCCTGGCCTCCTCCCAGAATGCTTCCCTCTTCTCAGCGGAAAAGGAAGGCCAAGCCCCCGAGCAGTGGTCCCTTTCCACC TTCCACACCTACGCTGGCTCCAACGAAGACTTCAAGCTGAAGTGGCAGCAGGCCGAGCGGAGGGCGGAAACCTTGAGTCGGAAGCTGCGTACGATAACCCGAACCGCCATGCTCCTCAAGAAGAGCATCTCCTCTTTGAAGGAGGAGCTAAAGGAGAGCAATCTTCTGAAAGAGCGACTCCAGCAGAAGCTCGACACCGTTGAAG CTTTCCCCTACGACTTGTTCCAGTTGGCTGGTTCGTCTGGTTATACAGAGGAACAGAAGAACTTTGCCCTCACACTCCACATGCAAAGCCCCAAAGCTTATAAATTCCTGAGGACGAAGATTAGCTTACCTTCAACCAGAACTTTGAGAAG GTGGATCTCGGAGGCAGACGACACCTCCGACATTAACGGGTCGATGCTGAAGCTGGGGGAAGAGATAGAAAGCGACTCGCCCAGCTAG